A single window of Streptomyces cathayae DNA harbors:
- a CDS encoding glycoside hydrolase family 65 protein → MSEWTWEYEGYDPAAERLRESLCTLGNGYFATRGAVPECRAGLVHCPGTYAAGCYNCLESTVAGRQVANEDMVNLPNWLPLRFRLRSRGGTWGPWLTPDSTALLDHRQVLDLRRAVLIRTSRYRDDAARALRVEQIRLVHMGDPHLAALRTVLTAEDWTGDVEVESALDGDVINANVHRYRSLNRHHLARVRTGVREPGTVWLRCRTSTSDIGIAMAARSAVVGLPASSSQLRPDRHRAVHRLVIPIGPGRPVEVEKTVALHTSRDTAIADPLEAAVDRVTEASDFAALLHSHVAAWKRLWRRAEVRVPGEAGRILRLHLFHVLQTLSPHTADLDVGVPARGLHGEAYRGHVFWDELFVLPYLNLHFPEVSRALLTYRHRRLPQACRAAAAAGRTGAMYPWQSGSDGREETQELHLNPRSGRWLPDHSRLQHHVGSAIAYNVWQYCEASGDTEFLHTKGAEMLLQIARFWADTAVHDPESNRYRIRGVVGPDEYHDGYPGSSRPGLDDNTYTNVTAAWVITRALDLVRRLPAWRREELFEHVCLDRDQLPRWEEVSRRLRVPYHQGVISQFEGYGDLAELDWDGYRARYDSIRRLDRILEAEGDSANRYKASKQADVLMLGYLFSPTELQRLFRRLGYAMDDAIWRGTVDYYLRRTSHGSTLSELVHGWVLARARRAEAWQYFHEALESDVADVQGGTTGEGVHLGAMAGTLDLVQRCLTGLETREDALWLDPVPLPALSEYGFSLRYRGHWGISLRRHSGQLELGVPDSEESPVRVVLADRAVTIAPGETCTLQLPPS, encoded by the coding sequence ATGTCGGAGTGGACGTGGGAGTACGAGGGGTACGACCCCGCCGCCGAGCGGTTGCGGGAATCGCTCTGCACGCTCGGCAACGGCTACTTCGCCACCCGTGGCGCGGTGCCCGAGTGCAGGGCGGGCCTGGTGCACTGCCCGGGGACCTACGCGGCCGGGTGTTACAACTGCCTCGAGTCGACCGTGGCGGGGCGCCAGGTCGCCAACGAGGACATGGTCAACCTCCCGAACTGGCTGCCGCTGCGTTTTCGTCTGCGTTCCCGGGGAGGGACATGGGGGCCGTGGCTCACCCCGGACTCCACAGCCCTGCTCGACCACCGGCAGGTCCTGGATCTGCGCAGGGCCGTGCTCATCCGTACCTCGCGCTACCGGGACGACGCCGCGAGAGCGCTCCGGGTGGAACAGATCCGCCTGGTGCACATGGGGGACCCGCATCTGGCGGCGCTGCGGACGGTACTCACCGCCGAGGACTGGACGGGAGACGTCGAGGTCGAGTCCGCCCTCGACGGCGATGTGATCAACGCCAACGTCCACCGTTACCGGTCTCTCAACCGGCACCACCTGGCCCGCGTACGGACCGGCGTGCGGGAGCCCGGGACGGTGTGGCTGCGCTGCCGGACCAGCACCTCGGACATCGGGATCGCCATGGCCGCCCGGAGTGCCGTCGTGGGGCTGCCCGCGTCCTCCTCACAGCTGCGTCCCGACCGGCACCGCGCGGTCCACCGCCTGGTGATCCCGATCGGTCCGGGCCGGCCCGTCGAGGTCGAGAAGACCGTGGCGCTGCACACCTCACGCGACACGGCGATCGCCGACCCGCTCGAGGCTGCCGTCGACCGGGTGACCGAGGCATCGGACTTCGCCGCCCTGCTGCACTCCCACGTCGCCGCCTGGAAGCGGCTGTGGCGGCGCGCGGAGGTCCGGGTGCCCGGCGAGGCGGGCCGCATCCTGCGCCTGCACCTGTTCCACGTGCTGCAGACGCTGTCACCGCACACCGCGGACCTGGACGTGGGAGTGCCGGCCCGGGGACTGCACGGCGAGGCCTACCGCGGGCACGTCTTCTGGGACGAACTGTTCGTGCTGCCGTATCTGAACCTGCACTTCCCGGAGGTCTCCCGGGCACTGCTGACCTACCGCCACCGGCGCCTGCCGCAGGCGTGCCGGGCGGCGGCCGCGGCCGGCCGGACGGGGGCGATGTACCCGTGGCAGAGCGGCAGCGACGGCCGTGAGGAGACCCAGGAGCTGCATCTGAACCCCCGCTCGGGCCGCTGGCTGCCGGATCACTCCCGGCTCCAGCACCATGTGGGCTCGGCGATCGCGTACAACGTGTGGCAGTACTGCGAGGCCAGCGGCGACACGGAGTTCCTGCACACCAAGGGCGCGGAGATGCTGCTGCAGATCGCCCGCTTCTGGGCGGACACGGCGGTCCACGACCCGGAGTCGAACCGTTATCGCATTCGTGGGGTGGTCGGCCCCGACGAGTACCACGACGGTTACCCGGGCTCCTCCCGGCCCGGCCTGGACGACAACACCTACACCAATGTCACCGCCGCCTGGGTCATCACCCGCGCCCTGGACCTCGTACGGCGGCTTCCCGCGTGGCGCAGGGAGGAGCTGTTCGAGCACGTGTGCCTGGACCGTGACCAGCTCCCCAGGTGGGAGGAGGTGTCCCGGCGGTTGCGGGTGCCCTACCACCAGGGCGTGATCAGCCAGTTCGAGGGCTACGGCGACCTCGCCGAGCTGGACTGGGACGGCTACCGCGCCCGGTACGACAGCATCCGCAGACTGGACCGGATCCTCGAGGCCGAGGGAGACTCGGCCAACCGCTACAAGGCCTCCAAACAGGCCGACGTCCTCATGCTCGGCTATCTCTTCTCGCCCACGGAACTGCAGCGGTTGTTCCGGCGGCTGGGGTACGCGATGGACGACGCGATCTGGCGCGGGACCGTCGACTACTACCTCCGGCGCACCAGCCACGGCTCCACCCTCAGCGAACTCGTCCACGGCTGGGTCCTCGCCCGGGCCAGACGGGCGGAGGCGTGGCAGTACTTCCATGAGGCCCTCGAGTCGGACGTCGCCGACGTCCAGGGCGGCACGACCGGCGAAGGCGTCCACCTCGGCGCCATGGCGGGGACCCTCGACCTCGTCCAGCGCTGCCTGACCGGACTGGAGACCCGCGAGGACGCCCTGTGGCTCGACCCGGTGCCGCTTCCGGCGCTGTCCGAGTACGGGTTCTCCCTGCGCTACCGCGGTCACTGGGGCATCAGCCTGCGGCGCCACAGCGGGCAGCTGGAACTCGGCGTACCGGACTCGGAGGAATCGCCGGTCCGCGTGGTGCTCGCCGACCGAGCCGTCACCATCGCTCCCGGAGAGACCTGCACGCTCCAGCTGCCGCCGAGCTGA
- a CDS encoding helix-turn-helix transcriptional regulator gives MTPDRFFSLLLALQTREVITTAVLAERVGVSVRTVLRDLRWLQEAGFPILVERGRWGGVTLLPGGALDTSRLTPTERDHLVLHGLDDEQRHQLGAGTESRRARAKVAARRHPASSRLPISAVVTTDNRPWFGRDAEGADPSAVVGDVRRGVRLRIRYRRSEDVEPAWQVVDPYGLLAKAGRWYLVADRSGVPRLYALERLVEWRPMRAPRRLRPGTALADVVTELTSRWETSDAVRIHARLAARQLDRARRILGSRLTVRSHEGEEATITVACREIEDVRQLLPFADDLTVTDPPEARDRIRELATRTLRRYD, from the coding sequence ATGACCCCGGATCGCTTCTTCTCCCTGTTGCTGGCCCTCCAGACCCGCGAGGTCATCACCACGGCCGTTCTCGCGGAGCGGGTCGGGGTCTCGGTGCGCACCGTGCTGCGGGACCTGCGATGGCTGCAGGAGGCGGGCTTTCCGATACTGGTCGAGCGCGGCCGCTGGGGCGGGGTGACGCTGCTGCCCGGTGGCGCGCTCGACACCTCGCGGCTCACCCCGACCGAGCGCGACCATCTCGTGCTCCACGGTCTGGACGACGAGCAGCGCCACCAGCTGGGCGCCGGTACCGAGAGCCGCCGGGCCCGAGCGAAGGTCGCGGCACGGCGACATCCGGCGTCGTCTCGACTGCCGATCAGCGCTGTCGTCACCACCGACAACAGGCCCTGGTTCGGCCGGGACGCCGAGGGGGCCGATCCGAGCGCCGTCGTCGGTGACGTACGCCGCGGTGTGCGGCTGCGCATCCGCTACCGGCGTTCCGAGGACGTCGAGCCGGCCTGGCAGGTCGTCGATCCGTACGGCCTGCTGGCCAAAGCGGGCCGGTGGTACCTCGTCGCCGATCGCTCGGGAGTTCCCCGGCTGTACGCCCTTGAACGGCTTGTCGAATGGCGACCGATGCGCGCCCCGCGCCGGTTGCGCCCCGGAACGGCCCTCGCCGACGTGGTGACGGAACTGACCTCGCGCTGGGAGACGAGCGATGCCGTCCGGATACACGCACGACTCGCCGCCCGCCAGCTCGATCGCGCCAGGCGCATCCTCGGTTCCCGTCTGACCGTGCGGTCCCACGAAGGCGAGGAAGCCACGATCACGGTGGCATGCCGGGAGATCGAGGACGTGCGCCAGTTGCTGCCCTTCGCGGACGACCTCACCGTGACCGATCCCCCCGAAGCCCGTGACCGGATCCGCGAGCTCGCGACACGGACCCTTCGCCGGTACGACTAG
- a CDS encoding VOC family protein: MAVPNMVIVHVSDAPASARFYAELFDIEPSFETPRFISFPLTDGFDLALWSGVSGHLTAPRTSELCVTVNGGPEQIDQQFRDWTAKGVKTVEEPHDEVFGRTFVVADPDGNLIRVAPVD; encoded by the coding sequence ATGGCAGTCCCGAACATGGTCATCGTCCACGTCTCCGACGCACCGGCGTCCGCCCGCTTCTACGCGGAACTGTTCGACATCGAGCCGAGCTTCGAAACGCCCAGGTTCATCTCGTTCCCCCTCACCGACGGGTTCGACCTGGCCCTGTGGAGCGGGGTCTCGGGCCATCTGACGGCGCCGCGCACCAGTGAACTGTGCGTGACCGTGAACGGCGGTCCCGAACAGATCGACCAGCAGTTCCGGGACTGGACGGCGAAGGGCGTCAAGACGGTGGAGGAACCCCACGACGAGGTGTTCGGCCGTACATTCGTCGTCGCCGACCCCGACGGCAACCTGATCCGGGTGGCACCCGTCGACTGA
- a CDS encoding SAM-dependent methyltransferase produces the protein MTHPREEVRDRLQTDRPHSARVWNYLLGGKDNYPVDSEAGEVILKTFPEFAAVARLQRRFLARAVRFLAGEAGVRQFLDIGSGLPTADNTHELAQRIAPESRIVYVDNDPLVLVHAHALLTSSTEGACAYIDADARDPEHILAEAAKTLDLSRPVALTMLGVMGQLSDAERPADLVSTLMSALPPGSYLALSDGTNTNEALNTAVGVYNGQSANTYHLRSPQKIASFFAGLDPVEPGVVSTTAWRPDADRAEEDTADVSVCGVAVKR, from the coding sequence ATGACTCACCCGCGTGAAGAAGTCAGGGACAGGCTGCAGACCGATCGTCCGCACTCCGCCCGTGTCTGGAACTACCTGCTGGGAGGCAAGGACAACTACCCCGTCGACAGCGAGGCCGGTGAGGTCATCCTGAAGACCTTTCCGGAGTTCGCCGCCGTCGCACGGCTGCAGCGGAGGTTCCTCGCGCGCGCCGTGCGCTTCCTCGCGGGCGAGGCCGGTGTCCGCCAGTTCCTCGACATCGGGAGCGGACTGCCCACCGCCGACAACACCCACGAACTGGCCCAGCGCATCGCGCCGGAGAGCCGCATCGTGTACGTCGACAACGACCCCCTCGTCCTGGTGCACGCCCACGCCCTGCTCACCAGCAGCACCGAGGGCGCCTGCGCCTACATCGACGCCGACGCCAGGGACCCGGAACACATCCTCGCCGAGGCGGCGAAGACCCTGGACCTCAGCCGCCCGGTCGCCCTGACCATGCTGGGCGTCATGGGGCAGCTCTCCGACGCCGAGCGCCCCGCCGATCTGGTGAGCACGCTGATGTCGGCCCTGCCCCCGGGCAGCTACCTGGCCCTGAGCGACGGCACGAACACCAACGAGGCGCTCAACACCGCGGTCGGGGTCTACAACGGGCAGTCGGCCAACACCTACCACCTGCGCTCGCCGCAGAAGATCGCCTCCTTCTTCGCCGGTCTGGATCCGGTGGAGCCGGGGGTCGTGTCCACGACCGCCTGGCGCCCGGACGCCGACCGGGCCGAGGAGGACACGGCCGACGTCTCCGTGTGCGGTGTCGCGGTCAAGAGGTGA
- a CDS encoding SDR family NAD(P)-dependent oxidoreductase, whose protein sequence is MTGERNGRSVIVTGAGSGIGRAAALAFAAQGDRVVVADLNAEGAAAVVEEIEKAGRTAVAVTGDLSEQTVVDRVTATAAERFGGVDVLVNNAGIMDGMSALADVSDAEWERLIRVNLTAPFMLTRAVLPLMLAARRGAIVNTASEASLRGSAAGAAYTAAKHGVVGLTKSLAVMYRKNGIRANAICPGGTATAITVDADRTAHGPAALGPHFVNLGRVSQPEEQAAVILFLASDAASNVNGAILPVDDGWSAV, encoded by the coding sequence ATGACCGGCGAGCGGAACGGACGCAGCGTGATCGTCACCGGAGCGGGATCCGGCATAGGACGTGCGGCCGCGCTCGCGTTCGCCGCTCAGGGGGACCGCGTCGTGGTGGCGGACCTCAATGCCGAGGGGGCCGCCGCGGTCGTCGAGGAGATCGAGAAGGCCGGCCGCACGGCGGTGGCCGTCACGGGTGATCTGAGCGAACAGACCGTCGTCGATCGGGTGACGGCGACGGCCGCGGAACGGTTCGGCGGCGTCGACGTCCTGGTCAACAACGCCGGGATCATGGACGGCATGTCGGCACTGGCCGACGTGAGCGACGCCGAATGGGAACGGCTCATCCGGGTCAACCTCACCGCGCCCTTCATGCTGACCCGTGCCGTGCTGCCGCTCATGCTGGCCGCCAGACGCGGCGCCATCGTGAACACCGCCTCCGAGGCCTCCCTGCGCGGCAGCGCGGCGGGCGCCGCGTACACGGCCGCCAAGCACGGTGTGGTGGGGCTGACGAAGTCGCTGGCGGTGATGTACCGCAAGAACGGCATCCGTGCCAACGCGATCTGCCCGGGCGGCACCGCGACCGCCATCACGGTGGACGCCGATCGAACGGCACACGGTCCGGCGGCACTGGGCCCGCACTTCGTCAACCTCGGCCGTGTCTCGCAGCCCGAGGAGCAGGCGGCGGTGATCCTGTTCCTCGCCTCGGATGCCGCGAGCAACGTCAACGGCGCGATCCTTCCGGTCGACGACGGCTGGTCCGCCGTCTGA
- a CDS encoding TetR/AcrR family transcriptional regulator, producing MTASRGRTGRPPLTEERKAAIRLEIAGAAVDLFITQGVAATTGEQIGQAVGVSARTVWRYFPTKESCVRPLLTTGVDTIATALRRWSPGRPLQDAFDHLWTTDVLLPGPDVGALLRLARTEPGLRAVWLQTHDEAEPVFSRALAERAGLPADDVRPAVWAAMLNAALRAAVEHHAYRTAGPDTGSAAARADLVSTVRTALAVAATGIA from the coding sequence ATGACCGCATCCCGTGGACGGACGGGGCGCCCCCCGTTGACCGAGGAACGCAAGGCCGCCATCCGGCTGGAGATCGCCGGTGCCGCGGTCGACCTGTTCATCACCCAGGGCGTCGCCGCGACCACGGGTGAGCAGATCGGGCAGGCGGTCGGCGTCTCGGCGCGGACCGTCTGGCGCTACTTCCCCACCAAGGAGAGCTGCGTACGGCCGCTGCTGACGACCGGTGTCGACACGATCGCCACCGCCCTGCGGCGGTGGAGCCCCGGCAGGCCTCTGCAGGACGCCTTCGACCACCTGTGGACCACCGACGTGCTTCTGCCCGGACCGGACGTCGGCGCCCTGCTGCGCCTGGCCCGGACCGAACCGGGTCTGCGCGCCGTCTGGCTGCAGACGCACGACGAGGCGGAACCCGTCTTCTCGCGCGCCCTCGCCGAGCGGGCCGGACTGCCCGCCGATGACGTGCGGCCGGCCGTGTGGGCCGCGATGCTCAATGCCGCCCTGCGCGCGGCCGTCGAACACCACGCCTACCGAACGGCAGGGCCCGACACCGGTTCCGCGGCCGCCCGGGCCGACCTCGTGTCGACCGTACGGACCGCTCTGGCCGTCGCGGCGACCGGCATCGCCTGA
- a CDS encoding Na+/H+ antiporter — MDVMPLLLLVAGSATLSAAARRTPVPAPLLVVAAGLAVSYVPGVPVYTLDPHIVLPLILPPLLYTAATDSSYLGLRAQLRPVALLSVGYVLFATLVVGWALYLLVPGLPLTAALVFGAVVAPPDAVAATAVARRVGLPSRITTILQGESLLNDATAITAFRVALAAAIGEGTTWAGGIGEFLLAAFGGLVVGLLLMVPLHWLRTHVKEALLQNTLSLLIPFVAYAAAEQVHASGVIAVVVVALYLGHRAWEVDFATRLQEEAVWKMVAFVLEAAVFALIGLQLPIVLRGLGEYAGAEALWYALAVFAVVVVARFVWVYPATFLPPLLSARIREREGRPGWKSPFVIAWAGMRGVVSLAIAFSIPLTAGGTGFPQRNLLLFLTFTTVIGTLVVQGLTLPPLIRLLKLPGRDVQAETLAEANAQAQASRIAEQRLDELLSDERNALPAPLADRLRTVLERRRNAVWERLGQTNPVTGESVDDTYRRLSREMISAERDVFVRLRDARYLDDEMLRTLLRRLDLEEAAAYRETA, encoded by the coding sequence ATGGACGTGATGCCGCTGTTGCTGCTGGTGGCGGGCAGTGCCACGCTCTCCGCCGCCGCCAGACGCACTCCGGTGCCGGCCCCGCTGCTGGTGGTCGCCGCCGGCCTCGCGGTCAGCTACGTGCCCGGTGTGCCCGTCTACACGCTCGACCCGCACATCGTCCTTCCGCTCATCCTGCCCCCGCTGCTGTACACGGCTGCCACCGACAGCTCCTACCTCGGTCTGCGGGCGCAGTTGCGGCCGGTCGCGCTGCTGTCGGTGGGGTACGTGCTGTTCGCGACCCTCGTCGTCGGCTGGGCCCTGTACCTGCTCGTGCCGGGTCTGCCGCTCACCGCGGCTCTGGTGTTCGGTGCCGTGGTGGCCCCGCCGGACGCGGTCGCGGCGACGGCGGTGGCGCGCCGGGTCGGACTGCCGTCCCGGATCACCACGATCCTCCAGGGCGAGTCCCTGCTGAACGACGCCACCGCGATCACCGCGTTCCGGGTGGCCCTGGCGGCGGCCATCGGCGAGGGCACGACCTGGGCCGGGGGGATCGGCGAGTTCCTGCTCGCGGCGTTCGGCGGCCTCGTGGTCGGTCTGCTGCTGATGGTTCCGCTGCACTGGCTGCGCACCCATGTGAAGGAGGCGCTGCTGCAGAACACGCTCTCCCTGCTGATCCCGTTCGTCGCCTACGCCGCCGCCGAGCAGGTGCACGCCTCCGGGGTCATCGCGGTCGTGGTCGTCGCGCTCTACCTGGGACACCGTGCGTGGGAGGTCGATTTCGCCACCCGGCTCCAGGAGGAGGCGGTGTGGAAGATGGTGGCGTTCGTCCTGGAGGCCGCCGTGTTCGCGCTCATCGGGCTGCAACTGCCGATCGTCCTCAGGGGACTCGGGGAGTACGCGGGCGCCGAGGCCCTCTGGTACGCGCTGGCCGTCTTCGCAGTGGTCGTCGTCGCGCGGTTCGTGTGGGTGTACCCGGCCACCTTTCTGCCACCGCTGCTGTCGGCCCGGATCCGGGAACGCGAGGGGAGACCCGGCTGGAAGTCGCCGTTCGTCATCGCCTGGGCCGGCATGCGCGGCGTGGTCTCGCTGGCCATCGCCTTCTCGATCCCGCTCACCGCCGGCGGCACCGGCTTCCCGCAGCGCAACCTGCTGCTCTTCCTGACCTTCACCACGGTCATCGGCACGCTGGTGGTGCAGGGGCTGACGCTGCCCCCGCTGATCCGCCTGCTGAAGCTCCCCGGGCGCGACGTCCAGGCCGAGACCCTCGCGGAGGCCAACGCCCAGGCGCAGGCCTCGCGGATCGCCGAGCAGCGGCTGGACGAGCTCCTGTCCGACGAGCGCAACGCCCTTCCGGCCCCGCTCGCCGACCGGCTGCGCACCGTCCTGGAGCGCCGCCGCAACGCCGTCTGGGAACGTCTGGGCCAGACCAACCCGGTCACCGGGGAGTCCGTGGACGACACCTACCGGCGGCTGTCGCGGGAGATGATCAGCGCGGAGCGTGACGTGTTCGTCAGACTCCGCGACGCCCGCTACCTCGACGACGAGATGCTGCGCACCCTGCTGCGGCGGCTGGACCTGGAGGAGGCGGCGGCCTACCGGGAGACGGCATAG
- a CDS encoding UBP-type zinc finger domain-containing protein, with protein sequence MKQCTHADALPLPEPAPLTETCPECLRDGTDPVQLRLCLSCGHIGCCDSSLGRHATGHHRATGHPVIRTHEPGENWRWCFVDQVLV encoded by the coding sequence ATGAAACAGTGCACGCACGCCGACGCGCTGCCGCTCCCGGAACCCGCCCCGCTCACCGAGACGTGTCCGGAGTGTCTGCGGGACGGCACGGATCCGGTGCAGTTGCGCCTGTGTCTCAGCTGCGGTCACATCGGCTGCTGCGACTCGTCGCTGGGACGGCACGCGACGGGGCACCACCGGGCGACGGGTCACCCCGTGATACGGACCCACGAGCCCGGAGAGAACTGGCGCTGGTGCTTCGTCGACCAGGTGCTCGTGTGA
- a CDS encoding RecB family exonuclease, producing MPPSESSAASDAAPPPTPRSAPRRPSSLSPSRADDFMTCPLRYRLRVIDKLPEPPNEAAARGAVVHAVLERLFDVPAGQRTPGRARALLRPEWERLLSRRPELAGLFPEDADGASLAAWLAEAEQLLDRYFRMEDPNRLEPAGRELHVETVLESGLELRGIIDRVDVAPTGEIRVVDYKTGRAPPPDFEYRAMFQMKFYALVLWRRRGVVPRRLQLVYLGSGDVVTYDPDEADLRAVERKLQALWAAIQQAVATGEWQPSPSRLCDWCGYQSFCPAFGGTPPPYPLA from the coding sequence ATGCCTCCGTCCGAGAGTTCCGCCGCATCGGACGCGGCCCCGCCCCCGACACCTCGGTCCGCCCCGAGGAGGCCGTCGTCGCTGTCGCCCTCGCGTGCGGACGACTTCATGACCTGCCCGCTGCGCTACCGGCTCCGGGTGATCGACAAGCTGCCGGAGCCACCGAACGAGGCGGCGGCCCGGGGCGCCGTGGTGCACGCGGTGCTGGAGCGGCTCTTCGACGTGCCGGCCGGGCAGCGCACCCCGGGCCGCGCCCGCGCGTTGCTGCGTCCGGAGTGGGAGCGGCTGCTGAGCAGACGGCCCGAGCTGGCCGGCCTCTTCCCGGAGGACGCGGACGGCGCGTCGCTGGCCGCCTGGCTGGCCGAGGCGGAACAGCTGCTCGACCGGTACTTCCGGATGGAGGACCCGAACCGGTTGGAGCCCGCCGGGCGCGAACTGCACGTGGAGACGGTGCTGGAGTCGGGTCTCGAACTGCGCGGGATCATCGACCGGGTGGACGTCGCCCCGACCGGTGAGATCCGCGTGGTGGACTACAAGACCGGCCGGGCGCCCCCACCGGACTTCGAGTACCGGGCCATGTTCCAGATGAAGTTCTACGCCCTGGTCCTGTGGAGGCGGCGCGGGGTGGTACCGCGCCGCCTCCAGTTGGTCTACCTGGGCAGCGGCGACGTGGTGACGTACGACCCGGACGAGGCGGACCTGCGGGCGGTGGAGCGGAAGCTGCAGGCGCTGTGGGCGGCGATCCAGCAGGCGGTGGCGACGGGCGAGTGGCAGCCCAGCCCGAGTCGGCTCTGCGACTGGTGCGGCTATCAGAGCTTCTGCCCGGCGTTCGGCGGCACCCCGCCGCCCTATCCCCTGGCGTGA
- the ruvA gene encoding Holliday junction branch migration protein RuvA, translating to MIAFVSGTVAALAPDAAVVEVGGVGMAVQCTPNTLSAFRIGRQARLAVSLVVREDSLTLYGFADDDERQVFELLQTASSVGPRLAQAMLAVHTPDALRRAVAQGDEKTLTAVPGIGKRGAQRLLLELAGRLGEPAGAAETGHPAGAAAPAPWSEQLRAALVGLGYSAHEAEEAIAAVTPAAEAAAADGAAPRVSQLLRAALRTLNRAR from the coding sequence ATGATCGCCTTCGTCAGCGGCACGGTCGCCGCGCTCGCCCCCGACGCCGCGGTCGTCGAGGTCGGCGGCGTCGGCATGGCCGTCCAATGCACGCCCAACACGCTGTCCGCGTTCCGCATCGGCAGGCAGGCCAGGCTGGCCGTCTCCCTGGTGGTGCGCGAGGACTCGCTCACCCTGTACGGCTTCGCGGACGACGACGAGCGGCAGGTCTTCGAGCTGCTGCAGACCGCCAGCAGCGTGGGCCCGCGCCTGGCCCAGGCCATGCTCGCCGTGCACACCCCGGACGCGCTGCGCCGGGCGGTCGCCCAAGGCGACGAGAAGACGCTCACCGCCGTGCCCGGCATCGGCAAGAGGGGTGCCCAGCGGCTGCTGCTGGAGCTCGCCGGCCGGCTCGGCGAGCCGGCCGGGGCCGCCGAGACCGGCCACCCGGCCGGCGCCGCCGCTCCCGCGCCCTGGAGCGAACAGCTGCGCGCGGCGCTCGTCGGCCTCGGGTACTCCGCGCACGAGGCCGAGGAGGCGATCGCGGCCGTCACCCCCGCCGCCGAGGCCGCCGCGGCCGACGGTGCCGCCCCGAGGGTGTCGCAGCTGCTGCGTGCCGCCCTGCGCACCCTGAACCGCGCCCGCTGA
- the ruvB gene encoding Holliday junction branch migration DNA helicase RuvB yields the protein MTRDEAETAALIGRLVSPAAERLVGSVADGEDQAVEAALRPKDLDEFIGQEKVREQLDLVLRAARARGATADHVLLSGAPGLGKTTLSMIIAAEMEAPIRITSGPAIQHAGDLAAILSSLQEGEVLFLDEIHRMSRPAEEMLYMAMEDFRVDVIVGKGLGATAIPLELPPFTLVGATVRAGLLPPPLRDRFGFTAHMEFYEPTELERVIHRSARLLEVETTPEGVAEIAGRSRGTPRIANRLLRRVRDYAQVRADGVVTREIATAALAVYEVDGRGLDRLDRAVLEALIKLFGGGPVGLSTLAVAVGEERETVAEVAEPFLVREGLLARTLRGRIATPAAWEHFGLVPPGR from the coding sequence ATGACCCGGGACGAAGCCGAAACCGCCGCCCTCATCGGACGGCTCGTCAGCCCCGCCGCGGAGCGGTTGGTGGGGTCTGTCGCCGACGGGGAGGACCAGGCCGTCGAGGCCGCCCTGCGGCCCAAGGACCTGGACGAGTTCATCGGCCAGGAGAAGGTCCGCGAGCAGCTCGACCTGGTGCTGCGCGCCGCCCGCGCGCGGGGTGCCACCGCCGACCACGTGCTGCTGTCCGGCGCCCCCGGTCTCGGCAAGACCACCCTCTCCATGATCATCGCGGCCGAGATGGAAGCCCCCATCCGCATCACCTCCGGCCCGGCCATCCAGCACGCCGGCGACCTCGCGGCGATCCTGTCCTCCCTCCAGGAGGGTGAGGTCCTCTTCCTCGACGAGATCCACCGGATGTCCCGGCCCGCCGAGGAGATGCTGTACATGGCGATGGAGGACTTCCGCGTCGACGTCATCGTCGGCAAGGGGCTGGGTGCGACCGCCATCCCCCTCGAACTGCCCCCGTTCACCCTGGTCGGCGCCACCGTGCGGGCGGGTCTGCTGCCGCCCCCGCTGCGCGACCGCTTCGGCTTCACCGCGCACATGGAGTTCTACGAGCCCACCGAGCTGGAGCGGGTGATCCACCGCTCGGCCCGGCTGCTGGAGGTGGAGACGACGCCCGAGGGGGTTGCCGAGATCGCCGGCCGTTCGCGCGGCACCCCCCGCATCGCCAACCGCCTCCTGCGCCGGGTCCGGGACTACGCCCAGGTCAGGGCCGACGGCGTGGTCACCCGCGAGATCGCCACGGCGGCCCTGGCGGTCTACGAGGTCGACGGCCGCGGCCTGGACCGGCTCGACCGGGCGGTGCTGGAGGCCCTGATCAAGCTGTTCGGCGGGGGACCGGTCGGCCTGTCCACGCTCGCGGTCGCGGTGGGGGAGGAACGGGAGACCGTCGCGGAGGTGGCCGAGCCGTTCCTGGTCCGGGAGGGCCTGCTGGCCCGCACCCTGCGCGGCCGGATCGCCACGCCCGCCGCGTGGGAGCACTTCGGTCTCGTGCCACCGGGGCGCTGA